The nucleotide window ACGTGCGGGGTCGATGCGCTGCCGTTCGGTGTGGGCAACACACCGAACCTCGGCGCGATCGTGGTTCATGCCGATCCGACGGGGCCGCGCATCGCCGAGGTGTTGGATGCCCACCTGCAAGCCAGTCCGTTGATGCGCGGAGTGCGCTGTATGGGTGCGCATAGCGACGACGCGGGCGTCATGAACTGGACACAGTCGGCGCATCTGTACTCGAACGCGAAGTTTCTGCACGGCTTCGCCGCGGTGGCCGAGCGCGGACTCAGTTTCGACCTGTGGGTCTACGGCCATCAATTGCCCGACGCAATCACGCTGGCACGCGAGTATCCCGACACCACCTTCGTCCTCGATCACTACGGCACACCGGTGGGGGCACTCGGTCCGGCCGGCAAGCACACCGGACGTACGCCCGCGGCACGCAGCGCCATCCTGAATCGCTGGGTGAGGACATCTCGTCGCTGGCCGAGCTGCCCAATGTGGTGGCCAAGCACAGCGGGATGGGTATGCCGGTGTTGGGTGCCGGACCGGTCACCCCGGAGCAATTGCGCGATGCGGTCGCGCCCCTGATCAACCACCTGCAGTTGGCGTTCGGGTCCGATCGCACATTCTGGTCGTCGAACTATCCAATAGACAAGCCTAAAGTTGCACTACCCCAAACCATTTCAATACTGCGCGACGTTCTCGGCGACCAGTTCGACGAACCCCGTATCTTGCGTGACAACGCCAGCCTCGTCTACCGGTTGACGCCGAACTGACCGGGGCAAGAACTCGGGTCGTCGAATAGTCCGGTCAGACGTCGGTGGTGGCGTACCTCGTCTTGACGGGAGGTGCGGCAAGCAGTGGAGGCAGCTCGGCGATTCGCCCTGCGCCGGCGCGAAAGCTGCGGTAGGCCTCATCATGTTCGACGGTGTCCCAGAGCTCATAGATCACCCAGTGCGCTTCGTCGTCTTCATCAACAAGCACGTCGGTGCCGAGGTTTCCATCGAATGCCCGGGTGTCCTGCAGCGCTCGGCGCATAACATCACGCGCCGCATCAACAGAATCGGGTTTCAACCT belongs to Mycobacterium basiliense and includes:
- a CDS encoding amidohydrolase family protein; its protein translation is MAPKSSGQCGGVVDGVGHRLRVVVLRDGRKTVIDAPKPTTVDAHIHQWDPFTTPRVVSAAAKMVRRVPALLPALLRMFPRSTREFIGDPRYVLNPYLPVDYLGDASAVGVHSVVHMEAGWRSKDPLGAAAETCGVDALPFGVGNTPNLGAIVVHADPTGPRIAEVLDAHLQASPLMRGVRCMGAHSDDAGVMNWTQSAHLYSNAKFLHGFAAVAERGLSFDLWVYGHQLPDAITLAREYPDTTFVLDHYGTPVGALGPAGKHTGRTPAARSAILNRWVRTSRRWPSCPMWWPSTAGWVCRCWVPDRSPRSNCAMRSRP
- a CDS encoding putative quinol monooxygenase — its product is MPVTVLLELRLKPDSVDAARDVMRRALQDTRAFDGNLGTDVLVDEDDEAHWVIYELWDTVEHDEAYRSFRAGAGRIAELPPLLAAPPVKTRYATTDV